The following are encoded together in the Streptomyces sp. NBC_01465 genome:
- a CDS encoding threonine aldolase family protein: MTDKNEQDERRRRSAAFRQAGRALSRHSSESTVGEALAALAAGAGEVFDLDSSVDIYGDGVVAELERRVADLLGFPDAAFFPTGTMAQQVALRCWAGRTGNPVVALHPLAHPEVHERGALGAVSGLRTVYPTDAPRLPTAEEVRGFEEPFGTLMLELPLRDAGFVLPSWDELVAVVEAGRERDAVVHFDGARLWECTAHFGRPLAEIAGLADSVYVSFYKSLGGMSGAVLAGSSSLVEEARTWRHRYGGQIFQQYPAALGALVGIERELPRLESYVAHAKVVAEALGEGLREGGVPWFRINPEVPHTHQFQVWLPYAADVLAEASVRLAEETGVVLFSRWAEASGGPAGVSFTEVTVASPGLEWTADDVRGAVAGFLERVG; encoded by the coding sequence ATGACGGACAAGAACGAGCAGGACGAGCGGCGGCGCAGGTCCGCGGCATTCCGGCAGGCCGGGCGGGCGCTCTCCCGGCACTCCTCGGAGAGCACGGTGGGCGAGGCGCTGGCCGCGCTGGCGGCCGGTGCGGGCGAGGTCTTCGACCTCGACAGCAGCGTCGACATCTACGGCGACGGAGTGGTCGCCGAGCTGGAGCGGCGGGTGGCCGATCTGCTGGGATTCCCCGACGCCGCCTTCTTCCCCACGGGGACCATGGCTCAGCAGGTGGCGCTGCGGTGCTGGGCGGGGCGGACCGGGAATCCGGTGGTCGCGCTGCATCCGCTGGCGCACCCCGAGGTGCACGAGCGGGGTGCGCTCGGCGCGGTGAGCGGGCTGCGGACCGTGTATCCGACCGATGCGCCGCGGCTTCCTACGGCGGAGGAGGTGCGGGGGTTCGAGGAGCCCTTCGGGACCCTGATGCTCGAACTGCCGCTGCGCGACGCCGGTTTCGTACTGCCGTCGTGGGACGAACTGGTGGCGGTGGTCGAGGCGGGCCGTGAGCGCGATGCGGTGGTGCACTTCGACGGGGCGCGGCTGTGGGAGTGCACGGCCCACTTCGGGCGGCCGCTGGCGGAGATCGCGGGGCTCGCGGACAGCGTTTATGTCTCCTTCTACAAGTCGCTGGGCGGGATGTCGGGGGCGGTGCTCGCCGGTTCCTCGTCGCTGGTGGAGGAGGCGCGGACCTGGCGGCACCGGTACGGGGGCCAGATCTTCCAGCAGTACCCGGCGGCGCTGGGCGCGCTGGTCGGGATCGAGCGGGAGCTGCCGCGTCTGGAGTCGTACGTCGCACACGCGAAGGTCGTCGCGGAGGCGCTCGGGGAGGGGCTCCGGGAGGGCGGGGTGCCGTGGTTCCGGATCAACCCGGAGGTGCCGCACACCCACCAGTTCCAGGTGTGGCTGCCGTACGCGGCGGACGTGCTGGCGGAGGCGTCCGTGCGGCTGGCGGAGGAGACGGGCGTGGTGCTCTTCTCGCGGTGGGCGGAGGCGTCGGGTGGGCCGGCGGGGGTGTCTTTCACTGAGGTGACTGTGGCTTCGCCTGGGCTGGAGTGGACTGCGGACGATGTGCGGGGGGCTGTGGCGGGGTTCTTGGAGCGGGTGGGGTGA
- a CDS encoding ABC transporter permease, translating into MSSANCLVTNDWICGEYLRTRQQELIDATVQHVWITAISVAIGLVVAFPLALLARRGRGFAGPVLGLTTILYTVPSLAMFSLLLPLFGLSAGLVITGLVLYSLTILVRNILAGLEAVPEDAREAARGMGYGPLRLLWEVELPLALPVVLAGVRIATVSTVALTTVGSIVSKGGLGNLIKEGLDTLFKAQVLTASVLCVLLAIVADLLLLGVQRLLTPWTRIRVSRAVVADVPVKAG; encoded by the coding sequence GTGAGCAGCGCGAACTGTCTGGTGACCAATGACTGGATCTGCGGCGAATATCTCCGCACCCGTCAGCAGGAGTTGATCGACGCCACGGTCCAGCATGTGTGGATCACGGCGATTTCGGTCGCGATCGGTCTGGTCGTCGCTTTTCCGCTGGCGCTGCTCGCGCGGCGGGGGCGAGGATTCGCCGGTCCTGTCCTGGGGCTCACGACGATTCTTTACACGGTGCCTTCGCTGGCGATGTTCTCCCTGCTGCTGCCCTTGTTCGGGCTCTCGGCGGGGCTCGTCATCACGGGGCTGGTGCTGTATTCGCTGACGATTCTCGTACGGAACATCCTGGCCGGCCTGGAGGCCGTTCCCGAGGATGCGCGGGAGGCCGCGCGCGGCATGGGGTACGGCCCGCTGCGGCTGCTCTGGGAGGTCGAACTGCCCCTGGCGCTGCCGGTGGTGCTGGCCGGGGTGCGCATAGCCACCGTCTCGACGGTGGCGCTGACGACCGTCGGGTCGATCGTGAGCAAGGGCGGGCTCGGCAACCTCATCAAGGAGGGGCTGGACACGCTGTTCAAGGCGCAGGTGCTCACGGCCTCCGTGCTGTGCGTGCTGCTCGCGATCGTGGCCGATCTGCTGCTGCTCGGAGTGCAGCGGCTGCTGACGCCGTGGACCCGAATACGTGTGTCGCGTGCGGTGGTTGCCGACGTGCCGGTGAAGGCGGGCTGA
- a CDS encoding response regulator transcription factor, which yields MSIRVMLVDDQVLLRTGFRMVLAAQPDMDVVAEAGDGAEAIEILRSTAVDVVLMDVRMPRLDGVEATRRICAVPDAPKVLILTTFDLDEYAFSGLKAGASGFMLKDVPPGELLAAIRSVHSGDAVVAPSTTRRLLDRFSPMLPSVGGEPEHKEIERLTEREKEVMLLVAQGLSNGEIAARLVLSEATVKTHVGRILTKLNLRDRVQVVVLAYETGLVRAGGSPS from the coding sequence ATGTCCATCCGCGTGATGCTCGTAGACGACCAGGTCCTCCTCAGGACCGGTTTCCGCATGGTGCTGGCCGCCCAGCCCGACATGGACGTCGTCGCCGAGGCGGGCGACGGGGCGGAGGCGATCGAGATCCTGCGGTCGACGGCGGTCGACGTGGTGCTGATGGACGTCCGCATGCCGAGGCTGGACGGCGTCGAGGCGACCCGCAGGATCTGCGCGGTCCCGGACGCCCCGAAGGTGCTGATCCTGACGACGTTCGACCTCGACGAGTACGCCTTCTCGGGCCTGAAGGCGGGCGCCAGCGGCTTCATGCTCAAGGACGTCCCGCCGGGCGAGCTGCTGGCGGCGATCCGCTCGGTCCACAGCGGCGACGCGGTGGTCGCCCCTTCGACGACCCGCCGTCTCCTCGACCGCTTCTCGCCGATGCTGCCGAGCGTCGGCGGCGAGCCGGAGCACAAGGAGATCGAGCGGCTGACCGAGCGCGAGAAGGAGGTCATGCTGCTGGTCGCGCAGGGCCTGTCCAACGGCGAGATCGCGGCCCGCCTGGTCCTCTCGGAGGCGACGGTCAAGACGCACGTGGGCCGCATCCTGACCAAGCTGAACCTGCGGGACCGGGTCCAGGTGGTGGTCCTCGCGTACGAGACGGGCCTGGTCCGAGCAGGCGGCTCCCCCTCCTAA
- a CDS encoding ABC transporter permease: MGEIGDAWTWLTTGANWSGESGAGHRLAQHLTVSGLAFGLACLVALPVALYLGHLGKGGALAVNISNVGRAIPTFAVLALLMLTPLRSQGDVPTVIALVLFAVPPLLTNAYTGMREVDRSVVEAARGMGMSGGQLFLRVELPLAYPLIMTGLRSAAVQVIATATLAAMTGGGGLGRIITAGFNTYNTPQVVAGALLVAALALMVEGLMVAADRLLDPRRKTA; encoded by the coding sequence ATGGGGGAGATCGGGGACGCCTGGACCTGGCTGACCACGGGGGCGAACTGGTCGGGGGAGAGCGGCGCCGGGCACCGGCTGGCGCAGCATCTGACCGTGAGCGGACTGGCCTTCGGGCTCGCCTGTCTGGTCGCGCTGCCCGTCGCGCTGTATCTGGGGCATCTCGGCAAGGGCGGTGCCCTCGCCGTCAACATCTCCAACGTGGGGCGGGCGATCCCGACCTTCGCGGTGCTCGCACTGCTGATGCTCACGCCGCTGCGGTCGCAGGGCGATGTGCCGACGGTCATCGCGCTGGTGCTCTTCGCCGTACCACCGCTGCTCACCAACGCGTACACGGGAATGCGTGAGGTGGACCGCTCGGTTGTGGAGGCTGCCCGGGGGATGGGGATGTCCGGGGGCCAGCTGTTCCTCCGGGTCGAACTGCCCCTCGCCTACCCGCTGATCATGACCGGGCTCCGGTCCGCGGCGGTCCAGGTGATCGCCACGGCGACGCTGGCCGCGATGACGGGCGGGGGCGGCCTCGGCCGGATCATCACGGCCGGATTCAACACGTACAACACCCCGCAGGTGGTGGCGGGCGCACTGCTCGTCGCCGCACTGGCCCTCATGGTCGAGGGACTGATGGTGGCGGCCGACCGGCTGCTCGACCCGCGGCGCAAGACCGCGTAA
- a CDS encoding DUF5937 family protein — MSVCIDITGVPLERITFGPSPLAELGAALHVLSEPAHHARLHAWVTTTDSRLEPELADRLSEADFLWRSSRSDILLPARPRATLAEELDDLDRMEDEKFVSAAMEEWTGSMHSDGAASPLVDAGMRERALDLAAGRGPRQAAFVQWMLADPPAVRAWIRRLLEDCDVAFFADTWAGVHVQLAADARHKTELLRRKGLAEAITAVSPAMTVEEDEKGVSLVVDKFTHGRTSAAGSGLTFLPTAFGWPHLFALHAPGWQPVVQYPVRTPELATGAAPVETVRLRLEALAHPMRMRLCRSLARGTYTTSELADTYGVSAPEISRHLAVMRTAGLLTAQRRGRHVLHQLDAAVVARLGSDFLEGVLR, encoded by the coding sequence ATGAGCGTCTGCATCGACATCACCGGGGTGCCACTCGAGCGGATCACCTTCGGTCCCTCGCCCCTCGCAGAGCTCGGCGCCGCGTTGCACGTGCTGTCCGAGCCCGCCCATCACGCCCGGTTGCACGCTTGGGTCACCACGACCGATTCGAGGCTCGAGCCCGAGCTCGCCGACCGGCTGAGCGAGGCCGACTTCCTCTGGCGGTCCTCCCGTTCCGACATCCTGCTGCCCGCCCGGCCGCGGGCCACGCTCGCCGAGGAGCTCGACGATCTCGACCGTATGGAGGACGAGAAGTTCGTCAGTGCGGCGATGGAGGAGTGGACCGGCAGCATGCACAGCGACGGTGCCGCCTCGCCGCTCGTCGACGCCGGGATGCGGGAGCGCGCGCTCGATCTGGCGGCCGGGCGCGGACCGCGTCAGGCCGCGTTCGTCCAGTGGATGCTCGCCGATCCGCCTGCCGTACGGGCCTGGATCCGGCGGCTTCTGGAGGACTGCGACGTGGCGTTCTTCGCCGATACCTGGGCGGGGGTGCACGTCCAACTGGCCGCCGACGCACGGCACAAGACCGAGCTGCTGCGCCGCAAGGGGCTCGCGGAGGCCATCACCGCCGTCTCGCCGGCCATGACGGTGGAGGAGGACGAGAAGGGGGTGAGCCTGGTGGTCGACAAGTTCACGCACGGGCGGACCTCCGCCGCCGGGTCCGGGCTGACCTTTCTGCCCACCGCCTTCGGATGGCCCCATCTCTTCGCGCTGCACGCACCCGGCTGGCAGCCCGTCGTGCAGTACCCGGTGCGGACGCCGGAGCTCGCCACCGGGGCCGCTCCCGTCGAAACGGTCAGGCTCCGGCTGGAGGCGCTGGCGCACCCGATGCGGATGCGGCTCTGCCGGAGTCTGGCCCGGGGGACGTACACGACGAGCGAGCTGGCCGACACGTACGGGGTCAGCGCGCCCGAGATCTCGCGGCATCTCGCCGTGATGCGCACGGCGGGGCTGCTGACCGCGCAGCGGCGCGGACGGCATGTGCTGCACCAGCTCGATGCGGCTGTGGTGGCCCGGCTGGGGAGCGACTTCCTTGAGGGGGTGCTGCGTTAG
- a CDS encoding ABC transporter substrate-binding protein: MSRTSRIAGAVLGVVALAGSLAACGGDSLEKDKDGGSSSAGSDSAKKGSLVVGAAGFTESKVLAELYAQVLGNAGYKTSVTEVTNRELYEPSLEKGEIDVVPEYAATLAEFLNAKVNGAKAAEKTPVASGDVAATVAALTKLAEPRGLKVLPAGSAVDQNAFAVSKSFADKNKLKTLSDLGASKIKVKIAAGDECTIRPFCAPGLKSKYGIDVTGIDPKGVGTPQSKQAVKDGADQLALTTTTDATLDTFGLVLLEDDKKLQNADNVLPVVNAKDAGATDIADALAKLTQALTTDDLVALNRKVDSERAKPVDVAKDYLKSKGLIK, translated from the coding sequence ATGAGCAGGACCTCGCGCATAGCGGGTGCGGTACTCGGTGTGGTGGCCCTGGCGGGTTCGCTGGCCGCGTGCGGCGGAGACAGTCTGGAGAAGGACAAGGACGGCGGCTCCTCGTCCGCGGGATCCGACTCGGCGAAGAAGGGTTCGCTCGTCGTCGGGGCGGCCGGATTCACCGAGTCCAAGGTTCTGGCCGAGCTGTATGCCCAGGTTCTGGGCAACGCCGGTTACAAGACCTCCGTGACGGAGGTGACCAACCGCGAGCTGTACGAACCGTCCCTGGAGAAGGGCGAGATCGACGTCGTACCGGAATACGCGGCCACCCTCGCCGAATTCCTCAACGCGAAGGTGAACGGCGCGAAAGCGGCCGAGAAGACCCCGGTCGCCTCCGGCGATGTCGCGGCCACTGTCGCGGCCCTGACCAAGCTCGCCGAGCCGCGCGGACTGAAGGTGCTGCCCGCGGGATCCGCCGTCGACCAGAACGCCTTCGCGGTGAGCAAGTCCTTCGCCGACAAGAACAAGCTCAAGACCCTCTCCGACCTGGGTGCGTCCAAGATCAAGGTCAAGATCGCCGCAGGCGACGAGTGCACGATCCGCCCGTTCTGCGCACCGGGTCTGAAGTCGAAGTACGGCATCGACGTGACCGGTATCGACCCCAAGGGCGTCGGCACCCCGCAGTCCAAGCAGGCCGTCAAGGACGGCGCGGACCAGCTGGCGCTGACCACCACGACCGATGCGACGCTGGACACCTTCGGCCTCGTCCTCCTGGAGGACGACAAGAAGCTGCAGAACGCGGACAACGTCCTGCCGGTGGTCAATGCCAAGGACGCGGGCGCGACCGACATCGCGGACGCGCTCGCCAAGCTGACCCAGGCGCTGACGACCGACGATCTGGTCGCGCTGAACCGCAAGGTGGACTCCGAGCGGGCCAAGCCGGTGGACGTCGCGAAGGACTATCTGAAGTCGAAGGGCTTGATCAAGTAG
- a CDS encoding NADH-quinone oxidoreductase subunit D has product MTETTVGIGGAAETTDMVLNIGPQHPSTHGVLRLRLVLDGERIQQAEPVIGYMHRGAEKLFEARDYRQIVMLANRHDWLSAFSNELGVVMAVERMLGMEVPERAVWTRTLLAELNRVLNHLMFLGSYPLELGGITPVFHAFREREELQAVMEEVSGGRMHYMFNRVGGLKEDLPLGWLGRARDAIASVRSRMDVYDNLVLGNEIFRGRTRGVGVLSAEAVHAYGVSGPIARGSGVDFDLRRDEPYLAYGELQDTLKVVTRTEGDCLARFEVLLEQTHNALDLADACLDRMATLAPGPINQRLPKVLKAPEGHTYAWTENPLGVNGYYLVSKGEKTPYRLKLRSASFNNIQALAVLLPGTLVADMVAILGSLFFVVGDIDK; this is encoded by the coding sequence ATGACGGAGACGACGGTAGGCATCGGTGGTGCGGCGGAGACCACCGACATGGTGCTCAACATCGGGCCCCAGCACCCCTCGACGCATGGCGTGCTCCGTCTGCGGCTCGTCCTCGACGGGGAGCGCATCCAGCAGGCGGAGCCGGTCATCGGCTATATGCACCGCGGCGCGGAGAAGCTCTTCGAGGCGCGCGACTACCGCCAGATCGTCATGCTCGCCAACCGGCACGACTGGCTCTCCGCCTTCTCCAACGAGCTCGGCGTGGTGATGGCCGTCGAGCGGATGCTCGGGATGGAGGTCCCGGAGCGCGCGGTGTGGACGCGCACGCTGCTCGCCGAGCTCAACCGGGTGCTCAACCATCTGATGTTCCTCGGGTCGTATCCGCTCGAACTGGGCGGTATCACCCCGGTGTTCCACGCTTTCCGTGAGCGCGAGGAGCTCCAGGCCGTCATGGAGGAGGTCTCCGGCGGGCGCATGCACTACATGTTCAACCGGGTCGGCGGCCTCAAGGAGGACCTGCCGCTGGGTTGGCTCGGCCGGGCGCGCGACGCGATCGCCTCCGTGCGGTCGCGGATGGACGTGTACGACAACCTCGTCCTCGGCAACGAGATCTTCCGCGGCCGCACCCGCGGCGTCGGCGTCCTGTCCGCCGAGGCCGTCCACGCGTACGGGGTGAGCGGCCCCATCGCGCGCGGCTCCGGTGTCGACTTCGACCTGCGCCGCGACGAGCCGTACCTCGCGTACGGGGAACTCCAGGACACCCTCAAGGTCGTCACGCGGACCGAGGGCGACTGCCTGGCCCGCTTCGAGGTGCTCCTGGAGCAGACGCACAACGCCCTCGACCTGGCGGACGCCTGCCTGGACCGGATGGCGACGCTGGCGCCGGGGCCGATCAACCAGCGGCTGCCGAAGGTGCTGAAGGCGCCCGAGGGGCACACCTACGCGTGGACCGAGAACCCGCTCGGGGTCAACGGCTACTACCTGGTGTCCAAGGGCGAGAAGACGCCCTACCGCCTCAAGCTGCGCTCGGCGTCGTTCAACAACATCCAGGCGCTCGCCGTGCTGCTGCCGGGGACGCTGGTCGCCGACATGGTGGCGATCCTGGGGTCGCTCTTCTTCGTCGTCGGCGACATCGACAAGTAG
- a CDS encoding PPOX class F420-dependent oxidoreductase, translated as MSANVELTDAQRKFLDGAQLAVLVTLNADGSPQSSPVWVGLDGDELVVSTQAGRRKDRNLRRDPRVSLTVVDPSDPERYTEVRGTATVAEDVGRAVAASLGEKYHGEGGGQTYLDLPPEVVRVVIRITPQHVAGRI; from the coding sequence TTGAGCGCGAACGTGGAACTGACCGACGCGCAGAGGAAGTTCCTCGACGGCGCGCAGCTGGCCGTGCTCGTCACCCTCAACGCGGACGGCTCCCCGCAGTCGTCCCCCGTGTGGGTCGGCCTCGACGGCGACGAACTCGTCGTCTCCACGCAGGCGGGCCGCCGCAAGGACAGGAACCTGCGCCGCGACCCCCGGGTGAGCCTGACGGTCGTCGACCCGTCGGACCCCGAGCGGTACACGGAGGTGCGCGGGACCGCGACGGTCGCCGAGGACGTGGGCCGGGCGGTCGCCGCCTCGCTCGGGGAGAAGTACCACGGCGAGGGCGGGGGCCAGACGTATCTGGACCTGCCGCCCGAGGTCGTACGCGTCGTCATCCGGATCACGCCGCAGCACGTCGCCGGACGGATCTGA
- a CDS encoding SAM-dependent methyltransferase — protein MTDEWRGWREAAEAALYGPDGFYLRAEGPAGHFRTSVHASPLFASAVARLVVELEIPEPAVVDMGAGRGELLTGVLAALPERFPVRAYAVERAPRPAGLDPRIEWCAEPPKGVRGLLFANEWLDNVPAEVAEADPDGVVRHVEVRADGEERLGSPVTGDDAAWLARWWPLAEPGERAEIGRPRDEAWAAAVATLDAGLAVAVDYAHERGARPPFGTLTGFRAGREVRPVPDGTCDLTAHVALDACALPGAELLSQREALHRLGVRGERPPLTLASSDPAAYVKGLAAAGEAAELTARGGLGDFGWLLQRV, from the coding sequence GTGACTGATGAGTGGCGCGGGTGGCGGGAAGCGGCGGAGGCCGCTCTGTACGGTCCGGACGGCTTCTATCTGCGGGCCGAGGGCCCGGCCGGGCACTTCCGTACGTCGGTCCACGCATCGCCCCTCTTCGCCTCGGCGGTGGCGCGGCTGGTCGTGGAGCTGGAGATCCCCGAACCGGCCGTGGTCGACATGGGGGCGGGTCGAGGTGAGCTGTTGACCGGGGTGCTCGCGGCGCTGCCCGAGCGCTTCCCGGTACGGGCGTACGCCGTCGAGCGCGCCCCGCGCCCGGCCGGCCTCGACCCCCGTATCGAATGGTGCGCCGAGCCCCCGAAGGGCGTGCGCGGGCTGCTCTTCGCCAACGAGTGGCTGGACAACGTCCCCGCCGAGGTCGCCGAGGCGGACCCGGACGGCGTGGTGCGCCACGTCGAGGTGCGGGCCGACGGCGAGGAGCGGCTCGGGTCCCCGGTGACCGGCGACGACGCCGCGTGGCTGGCCCGCTGGTGGCCGCTCGCGGAACCGGGCGAGCGCGCCGAGATCGGGCGCCCCCGCGACGAGGCCTGGGCGGCGGCGGTCGCCACCCTCGACGCGGGGCTCGCGGTCGCCGTCGACTACGCGCACGAGCGGGGCGCCCGCCCGCCCTTCGGCACCCTCACCGGTTTCCGCGCGGGCCGCGAGGTCCGTCCCGTACCGGACGGGACGTGCGACCTCACCGCCCACGTCGCCCTCGACGCGTGCGCGCTGCCGGGCGCCGAGCTGCTCTCCCAGCGCGAGGCGCTGCACCGGCTCGGGGTGCGCGGGGAGCGGCCGCCGCTGACGCTGGCGTCGAGCGATCCGGCCGCGTACGTGAAGGGACTGGCGGCTGCGGGCGAGGCGGCGGAGCTGACCGCGCGCGGCGGTCTCGGCGACTTCGGCTGGCTGCTGCAAAGGGTCTGA
- a CDS encoding ABC transporter ATP-binding protein, giving the protein MIRFEHVTKRYADGTTAVDDLSFEVAEGELVTLVGPSGCGKTTTMKMVNRLIEPTEGRIFLDGDDISTIDPVQLRRRIGYVIQQVGLFPHKTVLDNTATVPHLLGVKKAQARARAAELLDLVGLDPSVYGGRYPDQLSGGQRQRVGVARALAADPPVLLMDEPFGAVDPVVREHLQNEFLALQKSLRKTVLFVTHDIEEAVRLGDRIAVYGQGRIEQLDAPAAVLGAPQTPYVADFVGADRSLKRLSVTPIEPGDLEQPPVVHLDDPLPVAVDRWAVVLDSEENLHGWISAEQAASAKGLVRDHARRMEAWLPVGASLRQALATMLQHDAGWIAVIDEDSVGRFLGALTPARLHEALRRSTAADARDIPRTEVELETVSR; this is encoded by the coding sequence ATGATTCGTTTCGAGCACGTGACCAAGCGGTACGCGGACGGCACCACCGCCGTCGACGACCTCTCCTTCGAAGTCGCCGAGGGTGAACTGGTCACGCTCGTGGGCCCGTCGGGCTGTGGCAAGACCACCACCATGAAGATGGTCAACCGCCTCATCGAGCCGACCGAGGGCCGGATATTCCTCGACGGGGACGACATATCCACCATCGACCCCGTCCAGCTCCGCCGCCGCATCGGCTATGTCATCCAGCAGGTCGGCCTCTTCCCGCACAAGACGGTCCTCGACAACACCGCGACCGTCCCCCATCTCCTCGGCGTCAAGAAGGCCCAGGCACGCGCCCGCGCCGCCGAACTCCTCGACCTGGTGGGCCTCGACCCGTCCGTCTACGGCGGCCGCTACCCCGACCAGCTCTCCGGCGGTCAGCGCCAACGCGTCGGCGTGGCAAGAGCCCTGGCCGCCGACCCGCCCGTCCTCCTCATGGACGAGCCCTTCGGCGCCGTCGACCCGGTCGTCCGCGAGCACCTGCAGAACGAGTTCCTCGCGCTCCAGAAGTCCCTCCGCAAGACCGTCCTGTTCGTCACCCACGACATCGAGGAAGCGGTCCGCCTCGGCGACCGCATCGCCGTATACGGACAGGGCAGGATCGAGCAGCTCGACGCCCCCGCCGCCGTCCTCGGCGCCCCCCAAACCCCCTATGTGGCTGATTTTGTCGGCGCCGACCGCAGCCTCAAGCGCCTCTCGGTCACGCCCATCGAGCCCGGTGACCTGGAGCAGCCGCCCGTCGTCCACCTCGACGACCCGCTGCCCGTCGCCGTCGACCGCTGGGCCGTCGTTCTCGACAGCGAAGAGAATCTGCACGGCTGGATCTCCGCCGAACAGGCCGCTTCCGCCAAGGGTCTGGTACGCGACCACGCCCGCCGCATGGAGGCCTGGCTCCCCGTCGGCGCCTCCCTCAGGCAGGCCCTCGCCACCATGCTCCAGCACGACGCCGGCTGGATCGCGGTGATCGACGAGGACAGCGTCGGCCGCTTCCTGGGCGCCCTCACCCCCGCCCGCCTGCACGAAGCGCTGCGTCGCTCCACCGCGGCCGACGCCCGCGACATCCCTCGTACGGAAGTGGAGTTGGAGACCGTCAGCCGGTGA
- a CDS encoding sensor histidine kinase yields MQRLYDFIRRHPTWVDSFWAVFLFGLSGMQYAAMLHDSSHAERLASVPIYVGLCLVVALRRRIPEKMLLLAIAMGLAQLAFDVRPSAANFGMLVIIYTVSAEGQRWASRTALVGGLCAATLSQLRWPDSGSHGAFQFVALTVIMTVPFVLAWVLGDSMRTRRAYFAQLEDRAARLEKEREAQSKVAVAAERARIARELHDVVAHNVSVMVVQADGAAYVLDASPDQAKQALETISSTGRQALAEMRRLLGVLRTGEHQEAGEYVPQPDVQQIEDLVEQVRTAGLTVDFRVEGTPRPLPSGVELTAYRIVQEALTNTRKHGGPDAGASVRLVYFDDGLGLLVEDDGRGAAHELYEDGGADGAGHGLIGMRERIGMVGGTLDAGPRPGGGFRISALLPLKPAH; encoded by the coding sequence GTGCAGCGTCTCTACGACTTCATCCGCAGACACCCGACATGGGTCGACAGCTTCTGGGCCGTCTTCCTCTTCGGTCTCTCCGGCATGCAGTACGCGGCGATGCTGCACGACTCCAGTCACGCCGAGCGCCTCGCATCGGTGCCGATCTACGTCGGCCTCTGCCTGGTCGTCGCGCTGCGCCGCCGCATCCCCGAGAAGATGCTGCTGCTCGCCATCGCGATGGGCCTGGCCCAGCTCGCCTTCGACGTACGGCCGTCCGCGGCCAACTTCGGGATGCTGGTGATCATCTACACGGTGTCGGCCGAGGGACAGCGCTGGGCCTCGCGCACCGCGCTCGTCGGCGGGCTCTGCGCGGCGACGCTCTCGCAGCTGCGCTGGCCCGACAGTGGGTCGCACGGCGCCTTCCAGTTCGTCGCCCTCACCGTGATCATGACGGTCCCCTTCGTCCTCGCCTGGGTGCTGGGCGACTCGATGCGCACCCGCCGCGCGTACTTCGCGCAGCTCGAGGACCGGGCCGCGCGCCTGGAGAAGGAGCGCGAGGCGCAGTCCAAGGTCGCCGTCGCCGCCGAGCGCGCCCGGATCGCGCGCGAGCTGCACGACGTCGTCGCGCACAACGTGTCGGTGATGGTGGTCCAGGCGGACGGCGCCGCGTACGTCCTCGACGCCTCGCCCGACCAGGCCAAACAGGCCCTGGAGACCATCTCGTCCACCGGCCGCCAGGCGCTCGCCGAGATGCGCAGGCTGCTCGGCGTGCTGCGTACGGGCGAGCACCAGGAGGCGGGGGAGTACGTACCGCAGCCCGACGTCCAGCAGATCGAGGACCTCGTCGAGCAGGTGCGCACCGCGGGCCTGACCGTGGACTTCCGCGTCGAGGGGACCCCGCGCCCGCTGCCCAGCGGCGTCGAGCTCACCGCGTACCGCATCGTCCAGGAAGCGCTCACCAACACCCGCAAGCACGGCGGCCCGGACGCGGGCGCGAGCGTGCGCCTGGTCTACTTCGACGACGGGCTCGGGCTGCTCGTCGAGGACGACGGCCGGGGCGCCGCGCACGAGCTGTACGAGGACGGCGGCGCCGACGGGGCCGGCCACGGCCTGATCGGGATGCGTGAGCGCATCGGGATGGTCGGCGGCACGCTGGACGCGGGGCCGCGGCCCGGCGGCGGCTTCCGGATCAGCGCCCTGCTCCCGCTCAAGCCCGCCCACTAG